AGAGCAAGATGAAGCTCTGCATGCTCAGGCACTTCAGACTGTATAAAAACCGTACTTTTACTAAAATCTATCCCTACAGCATACCAATCCAAGGCCATCTCAACTATATATTCTTTGAGCTTAGAAGGATCCGCATATTCGGACATCATAGCATGCCAGTCAACTATACAATAATAACAACTATATTTATCCTGAAAGTCTACCCAATTTTTAAGAGCCCCAACGAGATGCCCCAAGTGAAGCTTGCCCGTTGGGCGCATCCCACTTAAAACTCTCTTCAAGACAAGCACCCCCTTCAAGCTCTTACTTTAGCCATTCTATAGAGCTTTAAAGCCATATTAGCTAAGGTATCCGCCTCCTTATTCATTCTCCTAGGAAGATGATAAATGGAAAAACGCTGAAAGGATTCCAAAAGCTCCTTTGCTTCTTTAAACAATCCTTGAAGCTTTTGACTCCGAACGATATAAACTCCTAAAATTTGCTTGTAAACCAATTCACTATCTACAAAAACCTCTACCTCATCAGCTCCTTTTTCTTTAGCGAGCCTTAAAGCACATACCAAAGCTAAATATTCTGCCACATTATTTGTGGCCTCTCCTATATAAAACCCATACTTTTCTTTTATCGCTCTTCCTTCTTCATCATACTCCAAAGATATACCAACAGAGGCTTCTCCAGGATTCCCCTGCGAGGCCCCATCAGTGAAAATCCTTACCTTCATCCCAAAAATGGGTCCTCCTCCTTTAAAATCTCCAATCCCAAACTAGGTAAAAGATCTCGAAGCCTCCTTTCAAGGTAAAATAAGCTTTTCTCTTCCATCTCATGATGACTAAGGATTATTAAGTTAAGACCAGCATAAAGAGCATTAAGGATCTGATGATATTTTAGATCACAGGTAATATAAACATCAACTCTCAAAGATATAACCTTTTCTAAAAGATCTCCCCCGCTTCCGGTACATAAGGCTACTTTGTATATCTTATCCTTTCCTGAAAATACAGGAATAAGAAATCTAACTTCCTTTTTTAAAAATGATACCATATCATAAAAAGAAGTTCCATACACTTCCCCAACTCTACCTATACCTGTTTGAGGATTTTCCCTTAAGGGAACAATTGGATTTCTATTTTCAAGACCTAAGAGGTCAGCCCAATAGTCATTACCTCCCCCTAAGGCTGAATCCCATGGAGTATGAATGGAATAAATAGTGATTTTCTTCAATATCGCTAAATTTATCACCTTTCCAATACTCCCTGAAAGATCAACCCTCCTAAGCCCAGTAAGAATAAGAGGATGATGTGTTAATAAAAAATTACAGCCTTTCTCCACTGCAAGATAAAGAGTACGTAAAGAGGGATTAAGAGCCACCCCTATACGCCTAATTTCATCATCAAAAGGACCCACTTGAAGCCCTGTATTATCCCAACTTTCAGCAAGATAAAGCGGAAATTCCCTCTCCAAAACCCCAATTAACTCCTTGTGGGTCAGAAAGATC
This DNA window, taken from Synergistota bacterium, encodes the following:
- a CDS encoding ribonuclease HI family protein; translation: MKVRIFTDGASQGNPGEASVGISLEYDEEGRAIKEKYGFYIGEATNNVAEYLALVCALRLAKEKGADEVEVFVDSELVYKQILGVYIVRSQKLQGLFKEAKELLESFQRFSIYHLPRRMNKEADTLANMALKLYRMAKVRA
- a CDS encoding Nif3-like dinuclear metal center hexameric protein, encoding MIFLTHKELIGVLEREFPLYLAESWDNTGLQVGPFDDEIRRIGVALNPSLRTLYLAVEKGCNFLLTHHPLILTGLRRVDLSGSIGKVINLAILKKITIYSIHTPWDSALGGGNDYWADLLGLENRNPIVPLRENPQTGIGRVGEVYGTSFYDMVSFLKKEVRFLIPVFSGKDKIYKVALCTGSGGDLLEKVISLRVDVYITCDLKYHQILNALYAGLNLIILSHHEMEEKSLFYLERRLRDLLPSLGLEILKEEDPFLG